The following coding sequences are from one Candidatus Nitrosopumilus sp. SW window:
- a CDS encoding DoxX family protein, protein MATSEISKRNFVDISFMGLRSSIGVIFIVAGMSKLGNPGFGGFLSSLGLPPEMHIPIALAELIPGILLIIGVLSRISASLISIIMIGAIFVVKEAQSLTGDGGYRIDLILLAACLVIVAGGPGRVSLAHIVKKLPRCLH, encoded by the coding sequence ATGGCTACTAGTGAAATTAGCAAACGAAATTTTGTAGACATTTCGTTTATGGGTCTAAGATCATCAATAGGTGTGATCTTCATTGTTGCAGGCATGTCTAAACTTGGCAATCCAGGGTTTGGAGGATTTTTGAGTAGTTTAGGATTACCACCAGAAATGCACATACCCATAGCATTAGCAGAATTAATTCCAGGAATTCTATTAATCATAGGAGTTTTGAGTAGAATTTCTGCATCACTGATTTCAATAATTATGATAGGAGCAATTTTTGTCGTAAAAGAAGCTCAAAGTCTCACAGGAGATGGAGGGTATCGCATTGATTTGATATTGCTTGCAGCATGCTTGGTAATAGTTGCAGGAGGTCCAGGTAGAGTTTCACTAGCACATATTGTTAAGAAACTACCTAGATGCCTCCATTAG
- a CDS encoding M20/M25/M40 family metallo-hydrolase, which translates to MNPLKHIDTHMENLISDLQTLIRQPSVSAKNEGIEECAKLVQKLLKKAGVKSEILRLRKGVAPIVYGEIKSKQNPNKTLMFYNHYDVQPAEPFDLWDSPPFSGVRKGNKIFGRGATDDKGELITRIKAVEACLKTTGDVPCNIKFVIEGEEETGSAHIEDYLKKYKKKFACDGVIWEFGYVDAKNRPIIGLGMKGLLFVELSVKESVRDAHSSLAVLIKNPAWRLIEAVHTLRDSNGKILIKDWYKEVTPFSKQDLKLIQSEPFDENDFKKEFGIKSFVGNKKGIDAKKALVGDATCNIAGFISGYTGDGAKTVLPSESLVKIDFRLIPKMDPKKQVTRLKKHLKSHGFSDIGIKVFHGEAAARTNSSNPFVSQVKDAANKSFGKSILNVSNAGTGPMYPFVDVLKAPCISIGSTYMFSRIHSPNEFARIDLLKKMTKCTCLIMENFGKS; encoded by the coding sequence ATGAATCCCCTAAAACATATTGATACTCACATGGAAAATCTGATTTCAGATCTTCAAACGCTGATTAGACAGCCTAGTGTCTCTGCAAAAAACGAAGGAATCGAAGAATGTGCAAAATTAGTTCAAAAATTATTGAAAAAGGCTGGAGTAAAATCTGAAATTTTACGACTAAGAAAAGGTGTAGCTCCTATTGTTTATGGTGAAATAAAGTCAAAACAAAATCCCAACAAAACTCTCATGTTTTACAATCATTATGATGTACAACCAGCTGAGCCATTTGATTTATGGGATTCTCCACCATTTAGTGGAGTTCGTAAAGGAAACAAAATCTTTGGACGTGGAGCAACTGATGACAAAGGCGAACTAATTACTAGAATCAAAGCAGTTGAGGCTTGTCTTAAAACAACTGGTGATGTTCCTTGTAACATAAAATTTGTAATTGAAGGTGAAGAGGAGACTGGCAGTGCTCATATTGAAGATTATCTAAAAAAATACAAAAAGAAATTTGCTTGTGATGGCGTAATCTGGGAATTTGGATATGTTGATGCAAAAAATAGACCTATTATTGGACTTGGAATGAAGGGATTACTCTTTGTCGAATTATCTGTCAAAGAATCTGTCAGAGATGCACATTCTAGTTTGGCAGTTTTGATAAAAAATCCTGCATGGCGATTGATTGAAGCAGTTCACACTCTACGTGATTCCAATGGAAAAATACTCATCAAAGATTGGTACAAAGAGGTAACTCCTTTCTCAAAACAAGATTTGAAATTAATTCAAAGTGAACCCTTTGATGAAAATGACTTCAAAAAGGAATTTGGCATCAAGTCATTTGTTGGAAATAAGAAAGGAATTGATGCAAAAAAGGCTCTAGTTGGAGATGCCACTTGTAATATTGCAGGATTCATTTCTGGATATACTGGAGATGGTGCAAAAACTGTACTTCCTTCAGAATCCCTTGTAAAGATTGATTTTAGATTGATTCCTAAAATGGATCCAAAAAAACAAGTCACACGTTTGAAAAAACATCTAAAATCACATGGATTCTCTGATATTGGAATCAAAGTATTTCATGGGGAAGCAGCTGCTAGAACAAATTCTTCAAATCCATTTGTATCTCAAGTAAAAGATGCAGCTAACAAATCCTTTGGAAAATCCATTCTAAACGTATCAAATGCTGGCACTGGTCCGATGTATCCTTTTGTTGATGTACTAAAGGCTCCTTGCATTTCAATAGGAAGTACCTACATGTTTTCAAGAATTCATTCTCCAAATGAATTTGCACGAATTGACTTACTCAAGAAAATGACAAAATGTACATGTTTGATAATGGAGAATTTTGGAAAGTCCTAA
- a CDS encoding NAD(P)H-hydrate dehydratase, whose translation MARKTLTTALVKKFIPARKAKSRKGENGVVLVVGGSYIYHGAPILSSVAALRSGTDLVYTSVPKINVSSTRSVSPNLIVIPLVDQKLTRGAVNKLLGALPRKLDSATIGMGLAVQEKNALLHLVKSLLDRDVRLSLDASALIPEVLPLLANKNVVVTPHAGEFKRLFGQEPSNSKNERIKLVEEKAKKFGITILLKGATDVISDGNTTYLYEKKIPAMTVGGTGDVLSGLVAGLLSKNRKPLESAAAAAFVNGLAGKVVQKKLGLHMTSMDLLTEIPSVMKPFDKIV comes from the coding sequence TTGGCTCGAAAAACACTAACAACTGCACTGGTGAAAAAATTCATTCCTGCTAGAAAAGCGAAATCTCGAAAAGGTGAAAATGGTGTTGTTTTAGTTGTTGGTGGAAGTTACATTTACCATGGTGCTCCAATTCTATCTTCAGTTGCAGCATTAAGATCTGGCACTGATCTAGTTTACACTTCTGTTCCTAAAATTAACGTCTCATCTACTCGTTCTGTATCTCCAAATTTGATTGTAATTCCACTGGTTGATCAAAAACTAACCCGTGGCGCTGTGAACAAACTCTTGGGAGCATTGCCCCGAAAACTGGATTCTGCAACAATTGGAATGGGACTTGCTGTTCAAGAAAAAAATGCACTTTTGCATCTTGTCAAATCCCTTTTGGATAGAGATGTTAGATTGTCCCTTGATGCTAGTGCATTAATTCCTGAAGTGTTGCCTCTTTTGGCAAACAAGAATGTTGTAGTTACTCCTCATGCAGGAGAATTCAAAAGACTGTTTGGACAAGAACCTTCTAATTCTAAAAATGAACGAATAAAATTAGTAGAAGAAAAAGCAAAAAAGTTTGGAATTACTATTTTACTAAAAGGTGCAACTGACGTTATCTCTGATGGAAACACTACTTATCTCTATGAGAAAAAAATTCCTGCAATGACTGTTGGTGGAACTGGAGATGTTTTGTCTGGATTGGTTGCAGGATTACTATCAAAAAATAGAAAACCTCTGGAATCTGCAGCAGCTGCTGCATTTGTCAATGGATTGGCAGGAAAAGTAGTCCAAAAGAAACTGGGATTGCATATGACTTCAATGGATCTTCTAACTGAGATCCCCTCTGTAATGAAGCCCTTTGATAAAATAGTGTAA
- a CDS encoding tRNA (adenine-N1)-methyltransferase, with the protein MDKIKQNSSVLFYFNHSKKWLVKISKKDSLHTHIGVIKHSDAIGKEYGSRLVTNKDKYVYLLKPTMYDYVMKIQHGTQIVYPKDIGYIIARAGIESGQKILEIGTGSGSLTSCIASIVKPRGHVYTFDVDENFMKIAEKNIKKAGVSKYVTQHNQDLKTAKKMPLEDMDVALIDLGDPWVVIPQVRKMLKGSGSIFAICPTMNQLEKLTMALVENEFTDIESTEHILRTIEAREGKTRHSFQGIGHTTYLCFARKAFFGRESKKSSSKTTSVSKTSKKTTKKTSKKTS; encoded by the coding sequence ATGGATAAAATAAAACAAAATTCTTCTGTATTATTCTACTTTAATCATTCAAAAAAATGGCTAGTTAAAATCTCAAAAAAGGATTCTCTTCATACTCATATTGGAGTTATCAAACATTCTGATGCTATAGGAAAAGAATATGGTTCTAGACTTGTCACAAACAAGGACAAGTATGTCTATTTGCTCAAACCAACAATGTATGACTATGTCATGAAAATACAGCATGGTACACAGATAGTTTATCCAAAAGATATTGGTTACATTATTGCAAGGGCTGGAATTGAAAGCGGTCAGAAAATTTTAGAAATAGGAACTGGTAGTGGTTCTCTTACTTCATGTATTGCAAGTATTGTAAAACCTCGTGGACATGTTTACACTTTTGATGTTGATGAAAATTTCATGAAGATAGCTGAAAAAAATATCAAAAAGGCTGGAGTCTCAAAATATGTTACACAACATAACCAAGATTTGAAAACTGCAAAGAAGATGCCCCTTGAAGATATGGATGTGGCATTAATTGATCTTGGTGACCCCTGGGTAGTGATTCCACAAGTTCGTAAAATGCTCAAAGGCAGTGGTTCTATCTTTGCAATATGCCCTACAATGAACCAATTAGAGAAATTAACGATGGCTCTAGTTGAGAATGAATTTACTGATATTGAATCCACCGAACATATCTTAAGAACAATTGAAGCTCGTGAAGGAAAAACAAGACATTCTTTTCAAGGAATAGGTCATACCACTTATCTCTGCTTTGCAAGAAAGGCTTTTTTTGGAAGAGAATCAAAGAAATCTTCTTCAAAAACAACATCTGTTTCTAAAACAAGCAAGAAAACCACCAAGAAAACAAGCAAGAAAACCTCCTAA
- a CDS encoding cation:proton antiporter, with the protein MVTEFDVIPTMIGILFMVLPAILFGKICKHFKISEIVGFVLAGVLLGPFALGGIIPFFENSIVNLNEIMLSLWQISGIIILFSAGLHFTFHGLIKAGYRSAVVGVMGVVVPLVLGYYVSSLFGFDWTVAVIIGATLSATSIVVAVTILEELKKEKSEEGNILVNAAVLDDVVGLAVLSAVISLVTLHTMPSVESIFFTVARDVGLWFLILMGAVFILPKIVHGVSLSKPSSLEARGAKEAASLGSAFGFAAIASTVGLNPIVGAFAAGMGLAGSKLAGQVREFVGRLKVIVEPLFFVIIGAHVNLAQINEMNFVFFIVILAVAIFSKIIGCGLPSIVMLKNRTKGLRVGYGMIGRGEVAFITMGVGLSAGIFDEIIYSTIVLVVLVTIFITPILLRNSYGKELDKNVMKK; encoded by the coding sequence ATGGTTACAGAATTTGATGTCATACCAACAATGATTGGAATATTGTTTATGGTTTTGCCTGCCATCTTGTTTGGCAAAATCTGCAAGCATTTCAAAATTTCAGAGATTGTCGGATTTGTTTTGGCCGGTGTATTGCTTGGACCGTTTGCACTTGGTGGTATCATCCCTTTCTTTGAGAATTCCATAGTGAATCTAAATGAAATCATGCTGTCTCTTTGGCAGATTTCTGGAATTATCATTTTGTTTTCAGCAGGGCTTCACTTTACATTTCATGGTTTGATAAAAGCAGGATATCGGTCTGCTGTTGTTGGAGTCATGGGTGTTGTAGTTCCTTTGGTATTAGGATACTATGTATCCAGTTTGTTTGGATTTGACTGGACAGTGGCAGTCATCATCGGAGCAACGCTAAGTGCAACTAGCATTGTAGTTGCAGTAACAATTCTTGAAGAACTCAAAAAGGAAAAATCAGAGGAAGGAAACATCTTGGTAAACGCGGCGGTTTTAGATGATGTGGTTGGATTGGCTGTGCTTTCAGCAGTAATTTCACTAGTTACACTTCACACTATGCCAAGTGTCGAATCAATATTTTTCACCGTTGCAAGAGATGTCGGTCTTTGGTTTTTAATTTTGATGGGTGCCGTGTTCATACTCCCCAAAATTGTCCACGGTGTATCTTTGAGCAAGCCATCCTCTCTGGAGGCAAGAGGAGCCAAAGAGGCTGCATCATTGGGTTCTGCATTTGGATTTGCAGCTATTGCATCCACTGTGGGGCTGAATCCTATTGTCGGGGCATTTGCTGCAGGAATGGGACTTGCGGGTTCAAAGCTGGCAGGCCAGGTAAGGGAATTTGTGGGAAGGTTAAAGGTGATTGTAGAGCCATTGTTTTTTGTTATCATTGGTGCACATGTCAATCTTGCACAGATTAATGAAATGAATTTTGTTTTCTTTATTGTGATTTTGGCAGTGGCGATATTTAGCAAAATTATTGGATGTGGACTTCCTTCAATAGTTATGTTAAAAAATAGAACAAAGGGATTGCGCGTCGGATATGGGATGATTGGCAGAGGAGAGGTAGCATTTATCACTATGGGAGTTGGGTTATCTGCAGGAATATTTGATGAGATAATTTATTCTACAATAGTCTTGGTTGTATTGGTAACTATATTCATAACTCCTATTTTACTTCGGAATTCATATGGAAAAGAACTGGACAAAAATGTTATGAAAAAATAG
- a CDS encoding AAA family ATPase, translating into MIGITLSGKTTFVKANFNHEEIRLYYFDNNRKKEMNYIEQCLKQGKSIVVDDTNLTKNIRKRHIDMAKKYNAKMIGIFMNTSSGIIEQRRTRRRDSFPLVAINKQLKEFETPNKDEGFDTLIIHKNYESANRS; encoded by the coding sequence ATGATAGGTATTACATTGAGCGGAAAAACTACTTTTGTCAAAGCAAATTTCAATCATGAAGAAATACGACTGTATTATTTTGACAACAATAGAAAAAAAGAGATGAATTACATTGAACAATGCCTCAAGCAAGGTAAAAGCATAGTTGTTGATGATACCAATCTTACAAAAAATATCCGAAAAAGGCATATCGATATGGCAAAAAAATACAATGCTAAAATGATTGGAATTTTTATGAATACATCATCAGGAATAATTGAACAAAGAAGGACAAGAAGACGTGATTCTTTTCCATTGGTTGCAATAAACAAACAACTAAAAGAATTTGAAACACCCAACAAAGATGAGGGTTTTGACACATTGATAATTCATAAAAACTATGAATCCGCTAATAGATCCTAA
- a CDS encoding YqaA family protein: MQIYQQLQEILANNTFQDYGIIGLFLNSFLSATAIPLPTEILTSALLLGGESQILVGIALVLGSTIGGVLNYFIGFGGNTLLTKFKKKKDQKKVEQKNKDNKLLEKFGWGAVFFASWIPVVGDLILISAGAKKMNFTKFFIFMVSGKTFKTIAIVSGLGLVF, encoded by the coding sequence ATGCAGATTTATCAACAACTTCAGGAAATTTTAGCCAATAACACATTTCAGGATTATGGAATAATTGGATTATTTCTAAATTCTTTTTTGTCAGCTACTGCAATTCCATTACCTACCGAAATTCTGACTTCAGCTTTACTTCTAGGTGGAGAAAGTCAAATTTTAGTTGGCATTGCCTTGGTTTTAGGTTCTACAATTGGTGGGGTGTTAAATTATTTTATTGGGTTTGGAGGAAACACACTGCTTACAAAATTCAAGAAAAAGAAAGATCAAAAAAAAGTCGAGCAGAAAAACAAAGACAATAAACTCCTTGAAAAATTTGGTTGGGGTGCAGTATTTTTTGCATCCTGGATTCCGGTTGTTGGTGATTTGATTTTGATATCTGCTGGCGCAAAGAAAATGAACTTCACCAAGTTTTTCATTTTTATGGTTTCAGGCAAGACTTTCAAAACTATTGCAATAGTATCTGGGTTAGGATTGGTATTTTAA
- a CDS encoding transcription initiation factor IIB family protein, which yields MTITTTIKKTKIFCNYCHASRFVTDEILGETICSSCGFVISENAEYRGMERRFISSPSDNARTGPGLTLKMHDKGLNTIIGAQNRDSVGKPLSVKTVQAFGRLRKWDTRSQTKNSADKNLRFALVEFDKVQSKLGLSDTIVERASLFYRKAIKRNLIRGRTVKSVAAACLYAACRDLGHDRSLTEIASQFVIKRKEISRAYRMLFKELEFAVNVTNPIKSISKITSKLELSEKTSRKATQILTAAQDAGITIGKNPEILAASVIYAACVITGELKSQTEVAKAANTSTVSIRTRIREFKIKLDLFSTLN from the coding sequence TTGACAATAACAACGACAATTAAAAAAACAAAAATATTTTGTAATTATTGTCATGCCTCTAGATTTGTAACTGATGAAATACTTGGAGAGACTATTTGTTCAAGTTGTGGTTTTGTAATTTCAGAAAATGCAGAATACCGAGGAATGGAACGTCGATTCATCTCGAGTCCATCAGATAATGCTAGAACTGGTCCTGGTTTGACACTTAAAATGCATGATAAGGGACTGAACACAATAATAGGTGCACAGAATCGAGATTCAGTAGGAAAGCCTCTATCTGTAAAAACTGTTCAGGCATTTGGAAGATTGCGAAAATGGGATACTAGATCCCAAACAAAAAATTCTGCAGACAAGAATCTCAGGTTTGCACTTGTTGAATTTGACAAGGTACAATCAAAATTAGGCCTATCTGATACCATAGTTGAACGGGCATCTCTGTTTTATCGAAAGGCTATAAAGAGAAACCTCATTCGTGGAAGAACCGTAAAATCTGTTGCAGCGGCATGTCTGTATGCTGCATGTAGAGATTTGGGTCATGATAGATCTCTGACAGAAATTGCCAGTCAATTTGTGATTAAAAGAAAAGAAATCTCACGGGCTTATCGCATGTTGTTTAAAGAATTGGAATTTGCAGTAAATGTAACAAATCCAATAAAATCAATCTCCAAGATTACCAGTAAACTTGAATTATCTGAAAAAACAAGTCGTAAAGCAACACAAATTTTGACTGCAGCCCAAGATGCAGGAATTACCATTGGTAAAAATCCTGAAATTTTGGCGGCATCTGTAATTTATGCAGCATGTGTGATTACGGGAGAATTGAAATCACAAACAGAAGTTGCAAAAGCTGCAAACACCAGCACTGTCTCAATAAGAACCAGAATTCGTGAATTCAAAATAAAGTTAGATTTGTTTTCAACACTCAACTAA
- a CDS encoding plastocyanin → MSKLKKILVLIPTVMLLMGVFSSYSYAESVPSWIKNTAMWFGEDMISEQEFLNAIKFLIENNIITIDKIKDKVIVDPVILTPDESFNDPRITQCNILYSSYVILEYAQFQDKHSHITYLYDCVDLYNDKVWDYQGDDKKERIYNKFIEIHEQNLTLSSRIPVEPYTEVRSTEQLYSETFMVQFDICAGDLILDKAKVLVKSDMEIILVGSDKDILPNSCRNYETKIYSTHLNHIEIEIIEKVLVEN, encoded by the coding sequence ATGTCTAAATTGAAAAAAATTCTTGTCTTGATTCCTACCGTAATGTTGTTGATGGGAGTCTTTAGCTCTTATTCGTATGCAGAGTCTGTCCCTTCATGGATAAAAAATACTGCCATGTGGTTTGGAGAAGATATGATATCTGAACAAGAATTTCTAAACGCTATAAAATTTTTAATTGAAAATAACATTATCACAATAGATAAGATAAAAGACAAAGTCATTGTAGATCCTGTCATTTTGACGCCTGATGAATCATTTAATGATCCAAGAATAACACAGTGCAATATTCTGTACTCTTCATATGTGATTTTAGAGTATGCACAATTTCAAGACAAACATTCTCACATAACTTATCTGTATGATTGTGTGGATTTGTATAACGATAAAGTTTGGGATTATCAGGGAGATGACAAAAAAGAGAGAATTTACAATAAATTTATTGAAATTCACGAACAAAATCTCACACTTTCCTCACGAATTCCAGTAGAACCTTACACAGAAGTTCGCTCAACAGAACAACTCTATTCTGAAACATTTATGGTTCAGTTTGATATATGTGCAGGAGATCTAATTTTGGATAAAGCCAAAGTATTGGTAAAATCTGATATGGAAATCATTCTTGTTGGATCTGATAAAGATATCTTGCCAAACTCTTGTCGAAACTATGAAACCAAAATTTATTCTACACATTTGAACCATATAGAAATTGAAATAATTGAAAAGGTCTTGGTAGAAAACTAG
- a CDS encoding PEFG-CTERM sorting domain-containing protein, which produces MIFFEFGSINGSESKSLRTRYLNNSGCTWNLNPRQKLLCFSILLVTIFAATNFHTFAFAEEPVSPKAELSIGANHLGSMIKTQTISDDGSVWIFVTASEPVEREHMTINVRFTDKNGQELTDVNYDILASQNNEVILYETMINQQIGIRNHLTQALPSNDNVSITITLHPIGDNSLTALDGESIDINIVPEFGTIAMMILVVSITSVIVIGAKNKMVFKSFTSS; this is translated from the coding sequence ATGATTTTTTTTGAATTTGGTTCAATTAACGGCAGTGAATCCAAATCCCTCAGGACTCGTTATTTGAATAATTCAGGTTGCACTTGGAATCTGAATCCAAGACAAAAACTTCTATGCTTTTCAATATTACTTGTAACAATATTTGCTGCTACTAATTTTCACACATTTGCATTTGCAGAAGAGCCAGTTAGTCCAAAGGCTGAATTGAGTATTGGTGCAAATCATCTTGGCTCTATGATAAAAACTCAGACTATTTCTGATGATGGGTCTGTTTGGATATTTGTTACAGCTTCAGAACCTGTAGAGCGTGAACATATGACAATTAATGTAAGGTTTACTGATAAGAATGGACAAGAATTAACCGATGTAAACTATGATATTTTAGCATCTCAAAATAATGAAGTCATTTTGTACGAAACAATGATAAATCAACAAATAGGTATTCGTAACCATCTTACACAAGCATTACCTAGTAATGATAATGTGAGTATTACCATCACATTACATCCGATTGGAGATAATTCCTTAACTGCGTTAGATGGAGAATCTATTGACATTAACATAGTTCCTGAATTTGGGACAATTGCAATGATGATCCTAGTTGTTTCAATCACAAGTGTAATTGTAATTGGTGCCAAAAACAAAATGGTGTTCAAATCATTTACCTCAAGTTAG
- a CDS encoding DUF6659 family protein, whose amino-acid sequence MSKLIFEKTSNWESTSKYILSLPEIRFFGIVNSMGNLVVGNYKKGIVPIAKIDHYKICVEHALELFMKKDLDNSLGSLDYIVSKRKNIKIITIPMNDSLALISAESTTKIEPIIEDIIQSLKDYVVNN is encoded by the coding sequence ATGTCAAAATTAATATTTGAAAAAACATCAAATTGGGAATCTACAAGTAAGTATATTTTGAGTTTACCAGAAATTAGATTTTTTGGAATTGTAAACAGCATGGGCAATCTTGTTGTGGGAAATTACAAAAAAGGAATAGTGCCAATCGCAAAGATTGATCATTATAAGATCTGTGTAGAACATGCATTGGAATTATTCATGAAAAAAGATCTTGACAATTCTTTAGGATCACTTGATTACATAGTGTCAAAAAGAAAAAATATCAAAATAATTACAATTCCGATGAATGATAGTCTTGCATTGATATCTGCAGAATCTACTACGAAAATCGAACCCATAATTGAGGACATCATTCAATCCTTGAAAGATTATGTTGTAAATAATTAA
- a CDS encoding transcription initiation factor IIB family protein, with the protein MLQKYQVHNCNYSKLITDTFNGEIFCSNCGTVIEEKLDNHNETPVHSLEDFMSKSQVGSKQSLSIHDKGMSSIIGKDKDATGKSLSSFNKSRFNRLRVLDSRSKTRKSSARTLVKSLTFLNGLKGKLGISENTIESTSALFRRAQKHQLIRGRSSNDLMAAALYVSCRQTMTPRSLEDISETANITKKHLQKSVRVLINEFELVLPQYNISSFLTKLSNDLGFSEKTKRYALNILSDVEKCGSAAGKNPIGQAAASLYLASMLMGENISQKIFSKISGVSTVTLRNRKNTIQKLLEL; encoded by the coding sequence ATGTTACAAAAGTACCAAGTTCATAATTGCAATTATAGTAAATTAATCACAGATACATTTAATGGAGAAATTTTTTGTTCAAATTGTGGCACAGTTATTGAAGAAAAATTAGATAATCATAATGAAACGCCTGTTCATAGTTTAGAAGATTTCATGAGTAAGAGTCAAGTTGGTTCAAAGCAATCCCTTTCAATACATGACAAAGGAATGTCATCTATCATTGGAAAAGATAAAGATGCTACAGGCAAATCATTAAGCTCATTTAACAAATCAAGATTTAATCGATTAAGAGTGTTAGATAGTAGAAGTAAAACAAGAAAATCATCAGCAAGAACCCTTGTAAAATCCCTAACTTTTCTAAATGGATTAAAGGGAAAGCTAGGAATATCTGAGAATACAATAGAAAGTACATCAGCACTATTTAGAAGGGCACAAAAGCATCAATTGATTCGAGGAAGAAGTTCTAATGATTTAATGGCAGCGGCTTTGTATGTTTCATGCAGACAAACTATGACTCCTAGAAGTCTTGAGGATATTTCTGAAACTGCCAACATTACAAAAAAACATCTACAAAAATCAGTCAGAGTTTTAATTAATGAATTTGAACTTGTATTGCCTCAATACAATATATCCTCATTTCTAACTAAATTATCCAATGATCTAGGATTTTCTGAGAAAACTAAACGTTATGCTTTGAACATATTATCAGATGTTGAAAAATGTGGTTCTGCTGCTGGAAAGAACCCTATTGGTCAGGCTGCTGCATCACTATATCTGGCATCTATGCTGATGGGAGAAAATATCTCACAGAAAATATTCTCAAAAATTTCAGGAGTATCTACTGTAACATTACGTAATAGAAAAAATACAATACAAAAATTATTGGAATTGTAA